Proteins found in one Polymorphobacter fuscus genomic segment:
- a CDS encoding aspartyl/asparaginyl beta-hydroxylase domain-containing protein codes for MTDPAKAQLEAIAHRGIDALRRGDAAAARSAFDAIAASGRATPQIWLFLAQSCDMQDDRTAARAALAQVLAADPANPYALVMQGEIFTRDGDDRAASAWYDRALAAAAGIGQLPADLVARLQRAEAERVAIAGRFTAAMHAALAAAGVDGDAAGPRFAESLAIVAGATRPYLQEPTSFYFPGLPQQAFYDPADFAWVAALEAAFPAIRTEAEAVLADRAGTAPYVEAPRDRPAKAHSLLDDPRWSAFHLIQHGLPVAANAARCPATMAAIADLPIPVIAGRSPMVLFSLLAPGTHIAPHTGMLNTRLICHLPLIVPPDCRLRVGNTTRNVEAGKMLIFDDSIEHEAWNDSDAMRVILLFEIWRPELTLAERAGLTALFESISVYGAE; via the coding sequence ATGACCGATCCCGCCAAGGCTCAGCTGGAAGCCATCGCCCATCGCGGGATCGACGCGCTGCGGCGCGGCGATGCCGCTGCGGCGCGGTCGGCGTTCGACGCGATCGCCGCCAGCGGCCGGGCGACACCGCAGATCTGGCTGTTCCTGGCCCAGTCCTGCGACATGCAGGACGACCGGACCGCGGCGCGCGCGGCGCTGGCGCAGGTCCTCGCGGCTGATCCGGCCAACCCCTATGCGCTGGTCATGCAGGGGGAAATCTTCACCCGCGACGGCGATGATCGCGCCGCGTCGGCCTGGTACGATCGGGCGCTGGCAGCAGCGGCCGGCATCGGGCAGCTGCCCGCCGATCTGGTCGCGCGCCTGCAGCGTGCAGAAGCCGAGCGCGTTGCCATCGCCGGGCGCTTTACTGCGGCAATGCACGCGGCGCTCGCCGCCGCCGGGGTCGATGGCGACGCGGCCGGGCCACGCTTTGCCGAAAGCCTGGCGATCGTCGCCGGCGCGACCCGCCCCTATCTGCAGGAACCGACCAGCTTCTACTTTCCCGGCCTGCCGCAGCAGGCCTTTTATGACCCCGCCGATTTTGCCTGGGTGGCGGCGCTGGAAGCGGCATTTCCCGCGATCCGCACCGAGGCTGAAGCGGTGCTTGCCGATCGTGCGGGCACGGCGCCCTATGTCGAAGCACCAAGGGACCGGCCGGCCAAGGCTCACAGCCTGCTCGACGATCCGCGCTGGAGCGCCTTCCACCTCATCCAGCACGGCCTGCCGGTCGCCGCCAACGCAGCGCGCTGCCCGGCAACGATGGCGGCGATCGCCGACCTGCCGATCCCGGTGATCGCCGGGCGATCACCGATGGTGCTGTTCTCCCTGCTGGCGCCGGGAACCCATATCGCGCCGCACACCGGCATGCTCAACACGCGGCTGATCTGTCACTTGCCGCTGATCGTGCCCCCCGATTGCCGGTTGCGCGTCGGCAACACGACCCGCAATGTCGAGGCCGGCAAGATGCTGATCTTCGACGACAGCATCGAGCATGAGGCGTGGAACGACAGCGACGCCATGCGCGTTATCCTTTTGTTCGAAATCTGGCGTCCCGAATTGACCCTGGCGGAACGCGCGGGGCTCACCGCTCTTTTCGAATCGATCAGCGTTTACGGGGCCGAATGA
- a CDS encoding [protein-PII] uridylyltransferase, whose protein sequence is MASRPDTIPNRRGIIDRRALVDQLAEAMPGAQGYEARRAVLATTLRAALAQGRAELHRRLHNTPAKGLELASAQAFLVDQLLRILFDSVVTDLYPATNRTSSERLALVAVGGYGRGQMAPHSDIDLLFLTPWKQTAWGEQVIETMLYMLWDLGLKVGHATRSLDDMINMSRADVTIRTALLESRFVWGDQKLYEEGAARFRREVVAGTARAFTAEKLVERDERHKRMGDSRYVVEPNLKEGKGGLRDLHTLFWIGKYAYQVDTIAELVDKGLLTANELRQFRRAESFLWAVRINLHDIAGRPEERLTFDVQRELASRLRYADRGGMSAVERFMRHYFLVAKTVGDLTGLFLAHLDESFAKSNWLPTLTRRPSRLNGFTLRRSQIGVPSDDFFRQDPVRLVEMFALADREKLGIHPQAMRQASRDAGLINETTRRSRAANALFLQVLTSPNDPETVLRWMNEAGIFGRFVPDFGRVVAQMQYDMYHHYTVDEHTIRAIGLLAQIESGKLLAEHKLSSAIIKQIASRRVLYVAVLLHDIAKGRGGDHSELGGDIADRLCPRLGLGAAETETVAWLVRNHLLMSRTAFKRDLADFKTILDFVESVASPERLRLLLLLTVVDIRAVGPGVWNNWKGQLLRDLYEASEEVLRLGHKQKGRTERIAVKQARLRAALGWDDATFGRYTRRFADSYWIAETPEALAGNAALVADADARSLPLAIATLPDPSSGTTLVSIYAADHPGLFYRIAGAISLAGANILDARIHTTRDGQAIDNFVVADPLGRPFAEPSQLARLTRSIEDVLTGKVRLADRLAARPLARRRAEVFKVEPNIIIDNKASNRYTVIEVGAADRPALLYALTHALFQSRVTIHSAHIATYGERATDTFYITDLTGQKIDSASRLKALERRLVAVASSASARVDSVDELQAAE, encoded by the coding sequence ATGGCCAGCCGCCCCGATACTATTCCCAACCGCCGCGGCATCATCGATCGCCGGGCGCTGGTTGATCAGCTTGCAGAGGCAATGCCGGGCGCGCAGGGGTATGAGGCGCGGCGGGCCGTGCTGGCGACGACGCTGCGCGCGGCCCTGGCGCAAGGCCGGGCGGAACTCCATCGCCGTCTCCACAACACGCCGGCCAAGGGCCTGGAACTGGCGAGCGCCCAGGCGTTTCTGGTCGACCAGCTGTTGCGCATCCTGTTCGATTCGGTGGTCACCGACCTCTATCCGGCGACCAATCGCACGTCGTCGGAACGGCTGGCGCTGGTTGCCGTCGGTGGTTATGGCCGCGGCCAGATGGCGCCGCACAGCGACATCGACCTTTTGTTCCTGACGCCCTGGAAGCAGACGGCGTGGGGCGAGCAAGTCATCGAAACCATGCTCTACATGCTGTGGGACCTGGGATTGAAGGTCGGCCACGCCACGCGCTCGCTCGACGACATGATCAACATGTCGCGTGCCGATGTCACCATCCGCACCGCGCTGCTCGAATCGCGATTCGTCTGGGGTGACCAGAAATTGTACGAGGAAGGCGCTGCGCGGTTCCGCCGCGAAGTCGTCGCCGGCACGGCGCGTGCCTTCACGGCCGAAAAACTGGTGGAACGTGACGAACGCCACAAGCGGATGGGGGACAGCCGCTATGTCGTCGAACCCAATCTGAAGGAAGGCAAGGGCGGGCTGCGTGACCTTCACACGCTGTTCTGGATCGGAAAATATGCCTATCAGGTCGATACCATCGCCGAGCTGGTCGACAAGGGCCTGTTGACCGCCAACGAATTGCGCCAGTTCCGCCGCGCCGAGAGTTTTCTATGGGCGGTGCGCATCAACCTCCACGATATCGCGGGCCGGCCGGAGGAACGCCTGACCTTCGATGTCCAGCGGGAACTGGCCTCGCGGCTGCGCTATGCCGATCGCGGCGGCATGTCGGCGGTCGAGCGTTTCATGCGGCATTATTTTCTGGTGGCGAAGACGGTCGGCGACCTGACAGGGCTGTTCCTCGCCCATCTCGATGAAAGCTTCGCCAAGTCGAACTGGTTGCCGACGCTGACGCGGCGACCGTCGCGGTTGAACGGTTTCACCCTGCGCCGCAGCCAGATCGGCGTGCCGAGCGATGATTTCTTTCGCCAGGATCCGGTGCGGCTGGTCGAGATGTTCGCGCTCGCCGATCGCGAAAAGCTCGGCATTCACCCGCAGGCGATGCGTCAGGCCTCGCGCGACGCCGGGCTGATCAACGAGACCACCCGCCGCAGCCGCGCCGCCAACGCGCTGTTCCTACAGGTGCTGACCAGCCCCAACGACCCGGAGACTGTGCTGCGCTGGATGAACGAAGCCGGCATCTTCGGGCGTTTCGTTCCCGATTTCGGCCGGGTCGTGGCGCAGATGCAATATGACATGTATCATCATTATACGGTCGACGAACACACCATCCGCGCCATCGGCCTGCTGGCCCAGATCGAATCGGGCAAGCTGCTCGCCGAACACAAATTGTCGAGCGCGATCATCAAGCAGATCGCCTCGCGCCGCGTGCTCTATGTCGCGGTCCTGCTCCACGACATCGCCAAGGGGCGCGGCGGCGACCATAGCGAATTGGGCGGGGATATCGCCGACCGGCTGTGCCCGCGGCTGGGCCTGGGCGCTGCCGAAACCGAAACCGTCGCCTGGCTGGTGCGCAACCATCTGCTGATGTCGCGCACCGCGTTCAAGCGCGACCTTGCCGATTTCAAGACCATCCTCGATTTCGTCGAAAGCGTCGCCAGCCCGGAACGGTTGCGGCTGTTGCTGCTGCTCACCGTCGTCGATATCCGCGCCGTCGGGCCGGGGGTGTGGAACAACTGGAAGGGCCAACTGCTCCGCGACCTTTACGAGGCATCGGAGGAAGTGCTGCGGCTCGGCCACAAGCAGAAGGGCCGGACCGAGCGCATCGCGGTCAAGCAGGCGCGGCTGCGGGCGGCGCTGGGCTGGGATGATGCGACCTTCGGTCGTTACACGCGGCGCTTTGCCGACAGCTACTGGATTGCCGAAACCCCCGAGGCGCTCGCCGGCAATGCTGCGCTGGTCGCCGATGCCGATGCCCGCAGCCTGCCGCTGGCCATTGCGACCCTTCCCGACCCGTCGTCGGGGACCACTTTGGTCTCCATCTACGCTGCCGACCATCCCGGGCTGTTCTACCGCATCGCCGGCGCCATTTCGCTTGCCGGTGCCAATATTCTCGATGCCCGCATCCACACGACGCGCGACGGCCAGGCGATCGACAATTTCGTCGTCGCCGATCCGCTGGGCCGGCCGTTCGCCGAACCGTCGCAGCTGGCGCGGCTGACGCGCAGCATCGAAGATGTGCTGACAGGAAAGGTCCGGCTCGCCGACCGTCTGGCAGCGCGGCCGCTGGCCCGGCGCCGCGCCGAAGTGTTCAAGGTCGAACCCAATATCATCATCGACAACAAGGCTTCGAATCGCTACACGGTCATCGAGGTCGGCGCGGCCGATCGCCCCGCCTTGCTTTATGCGCTGACGCACGCGCTCTTCCAGAGCCGCGTCACCATCCATTCGGCGCATATCGCCACCTATGGCGAGCGCGCCACCGATACCTTCTACATCACCGACCTGACGGGCCAGAAGATCGACAGCGCATCGCGGCTGAAGGCGCTGGAACGGCGGCTCGTTGCCGTTGCCAGCAGCGCCAGCGCCCGGGTCGACAGCGTCGACGAACTGCAGGCGGCGGAATAG
- the dgcA gene encoding N-acetyl-D-Glu racemase DgcA: protein MIRTLAARVERFPVRGSFVIARGAKTHVDVAVAVVGDGRQEGRGEATAIYYRGETAETVVAAINARADAVAAGAGRADLLGLMPHGAARNALDAALWDLEAKASGQRVWQRLDLPQPRPLLTAFTISLGEPGAMAAAAASAGGRELLKIKLGGDGGPDADVERMAAVRAAAPDARLIVDANEAWGGTDIARTAAALAGLGVELIEQPVPAGQDALLDGVRSPVPLAADESCHDRASLDAIIGRYTYINIKLDKAGGLTEAHALAHAARQRGLGVMTGCMLSTSLGIAPAFYVAMQGQYADLDGPLLIEDRPAGLRFEDSDVWPPEPELWG from the coding sequence ATGATCCGCACCCTTGCCGCCCGCGTCGAGCGTTTTCCCGTCCGCGGCAGCTTCGTGATTGCGCGCGGCGCCAAGACGCATGTCGATGTTGCGGTCGCCGTGGTCGGCGATGGTCGGCAGGAAGGACGTGGCGAGGCCACCGCAATCTACTATCGCGGCGAAACGGCGGAAACGGTCGTCGCCGCCATCAATGCGCGGGCGGACGCTGTCGCGGCCGGCGCCGGCCGCGCCGACCTGCTCGGGCTGATGCCGCATGGCGCGGCGCGCAACGCGCTCGACGCGGCGCTGTGGGACCTGGAGGCCAAGGCGTCGGGCCAGCGCGTCTGGCAGCGGCTGGACCTGCCGCAGCCGCGGCCGTTGTTGACGGCGTTCACGATCAGCCTGGGCGAACCGGGTGCCATGGCCGCTGCCGCTGCATCCGCAGGGGGGCGCGAACTGCTCAAGATCAAGCTGGGCGGCGATGGCGGGCCCGATGCCGATGTCGAACGCATGGCGGCGGTGCGGGCGGCGGCGCCCGATGCGCGGCTGATCGTCGACGCCAATGAAGCCTGGGGCGGGACCGATATCGCGCGGACGGCGGCGGCGCTCGCGGGCCTTGGGGTCGAGCTCATCGAACAGCCGGTGCCGGCCGGGCAGGATGCGCTGCTCGATGGCGTGCGCTCGCCGGTGCCGCTGGCAGCGGACGAAAGCTGCCACGATCGCGCCAGCCTCGATGCCATCATCGGGCGCTACACCTATATCAACATCAAGCTCGACAAGGCCGGCGGGCTGACCGAGGCCCATGCGCTGGCGCATGCTGCGCGCCAGCGCGGGCTGGGGGTGATGACCGGCTGCATGTTGTCGACGTCGCTCGGCATTGCACCGGCATTCTATGTCGCGATGCAGGGTCAATATGCCGATCTCGACGGGCCGTTGCTGATCGAGGACCGGCCCGCCGGGCTGCGCTTCGAGGACAGCGATGTGTGGCCGCCCGAGCCGGAACTCTGGGGCTAG
- the galE gene encoding UDP-glucose 4-epimerase GalE, with product MILLTGGAGYIGSHITLALLDRGDDVLVLDNLSTGNRWLVPEGAKFVEGDCGDTALVEALVAEHGITAAIHCAGVISVPESVEKPLLYYDINVGRAVRFFAAATAAGVRHLLFSSTATVYGALDLDMLSESLPMAPVNPYAASKAMTERALADLAATGAANVAVLRYFNVAGADPAGRSGQVSKQATHLIKIAAEVVTGKRDHISVTGNDFATPDGTGVRDYIHITDLAAAHLVALDALVADPAESLTFNVGYGHGASVLEVLDAVDRFTNSRMRRVPAPRRPGDVARLVADTSAIRARLGWEPKLDDLDRIVADAIAWERKLAARA from the coding sequence ATGATCCTCCTGACTGGCGGCGCCGGCTATATCGGCTCGCACATCACCCTCGCCCTGCTCGATCGCGGCGACGACGTGCTGGTTCTCGACAATCTTTCCACCGGCAACCGATGGCTGGTGCCCGAAGGCGCGAAATTCGTCGAAGGCGATTGCGGCGACACCGCGCTGGTCGAGGCGCTGGTCGCCGAACACGGCATCACCGCCGCCATCCACTGCGCCGGGGTGATCTCGGTTCCCGAATCGGTCGAAAAGCCGCTGTTGTATTACGACATCAATGTCGGCCGGGCGGTGCGCTTCTTTGCGGCCGCGACGGCTGCCGGGGTCCGCCATCTGCTGTTCTCGTCGACCGCGACGGTCTATGGCGCGCTCGACCTCGACATGCTGTCGGAAAGCCTGCCGATGGCGCCGGTCAACCCCTATGCCGCCAGCAAGGCGATGACCGAGCGCGCACTCGCCGACCTTGCCGCCACCGGCGCCGCCAATGTCGCGGTCCTGCGCTATTTCAACGTCGCCGGCGCCGACCCTGCCGGCCGGTCGGGGCAGGTATCGAAACAGGCGACCCATCTCATCAAGATCGCCGCCGAAGTCGTGACCGGCAAGCGCGACCATATCAGCGTGACGGGCAATGACTTCGCCACCCCCGATGGAACCGGCGTACGCGACTATATCCACATCACCGATCTCGCCGCGGCGCATCTGGTGGCGCTCGACGCACTGGTCGCCGACCCGGCCGAAAGCCTGACCTTCAACGTCGGCTATGGCCATGGCGCCTCGGTGCTGGAGGTGCTCGACGCCGTCGATCGCTTCACCAACAGCCGGATGCGCCGCGTGCCGGCGCCCCGTCGCCCCGGTGACGTGGCCCGGCTGGTCGCCGATACCAGCGCGATCCGGGCGCGGCTCGGCTGGGAGCCCAAACTCGACGACCTCGACCGCATCGTCGCCGATGCCATCGCCTGGGAACGCAAGCTGGCGGCGCGCGCGTAA
- a CDS encoding CinA family protein, protein MPGMKALLAQAAELAALLKARRQTVAVAESSTGGLISAALLAVPGASAYYLGGGVIYTPRARHRLLGLRREDVRGLTSASEPYAALLAETVRRQFSATWGISETGASGPTGNPYGDAAGHSCFAVAGTSVVARTLETGRPERFDNMLAFAAAALALLAEQVAAQD, encoded by the coding sequence ATGCCCGGCATGAAGGCGTTGCTGGCGCAGGCCGCAGAGCTTGCCGCGCTGTTGAAGGCGCGGCGGCAGACAGTGGCGGTGGCGGAAAGTTCGACCGGCGGGCTGATCTCGGCGGCGCTGCTCGCGGTGCCGGGGGCGTCGGCCTATTATCTCGGGGGCGGGGTGATCTACACGCCACGGGCGCGGCACCGGCTGCTCGGGTTGCGCCGCGAGGATGTGCGCGGGCTGACCTCGGCGAGCGAGCCCTATGCGGCGCTGCTGGCGGAGACGGTGCGCCGCCAGTTCAGCGCGACCTGGGGGATTTCCGAAACCGGCGCATCGGGGCCGACCGGCAACCCCTATGGCGACGCTGCCGGCCACAGTTGCTTCGCCGTCGCCGGGACGTCGGTGGTGGCCCGGACGCTGGAAACCGGCCGGCCTGAGCGCTTCGACAACATGCTGGCGTTCGCCGCCGCCGCGCTGGCGCTGCTGGCGGAACAGGTGGCAGCGCAGGACTGA